The genomic interval TGGTGACGGAGTTCAACAGTGAGGTACAGCCCGTGTCCATCCCCATCTCTGCCTGTGAGTGCCATAGTCCCCTGCCCTcaccctccttctcctcctcagacATCCAACCAGATCTTCGGTGCCAAGATCCCCCATCACATGCTGCTCTTCCTCAACAAGTCATCATCGGAgcagctgtccctgcaggaCGGCTTCGAGGCAGCCGCCGGCACCTTCCGGGGCGAGGTGAggtggtcccatggcagggacaaGGGGGGTGGCTGCGAGGCACCCCATCCTCAGGGTCCCCCATCCCCGCCCAGGTGCTCTTCGTGGTGGTGGATGTGAACGGGTACGGCGCCGACGTCCTGTCCTTCTTCGGCATGACCCCCGCCGACGCCCCCACCCTGCGCCTCGTCAAGATGGAGAACAACCGCAAGTACCAGATGGAGCAGGACTCCTTCTCGGACACGGCCATCCGCACCTTCATCCAGGCGGTGCTGGATGGCAAGGTGAAGGTGAGGGAGGCAGCAGGTGCCAGCCAGCACCTGAGGATTCTTCCCCATGGTGAGCGGTGGGCTGGTGACTCAGAGGCCTAATGATGGCAGATGTGCTGTGAACACCAGCCCCCTGCTTGCTGATCCTTCTGCTGCCAGGCttgaggatttggggggttgGCAGGGGAAAGGAGGCAGGATACTGCTGATGTGGagacacacagagctgggatggcagcagaggggcagatgTGGTCCAACAGGCAGCACAAGTGCACCCCTGACTGTGTGCTGGGGCACCCCTGCCCTCACTGTGCCCCTTGgggccctggcactgcccagcccagctgtggctgccccgactgtccccacagccccacctgCTGAGCGAGGAGCCCCCCGAGGACTGGGACACGCGGCCCGTCAAAGTCCTGGTGGGGAAGACCTTTGAGCAGGTGGCGTTCGATGAGACCAAGAACGTCTTTGTCAAGTTCTGTAAGTGCTGGGGCCGGGCTCAGCCCCtccacagcagcccccagccctgtcacAGACCCTCACCTGGGGGATGCTGCAGAGCCCCATTGCCCCAGTCCATCCCCTGGCACTGTGCCTGTCCCGCAGATGCTCCGTGGTGCTCCCACTGCCAGGCCATGGCACCCGCCTGGGAGGAGCTGGGCGAGCGCTACAAGGACCGCGAGGACATCGTCATCGCCGAGATGGATGCCACGGCCAACGAGCTGGAGAACATCACCATCCACGGCTTCCCCACCCTGCACTACTTCCCCGCAGGGCCAGGCAGGAAGGTACGTGGGGGGAACACCCCTGGGGTCACCCCGGCTCTGCCAGCACACGGGGAATGGAGTCACCCCTCGTCACCCTCCCATCCCATGGCTCCAGATGGTTGAGTACAAGAGCGCACGAGATGTGGAAACTTTCTCCAAGTTCCTGGATAATGGGGGGGTGCTGCCCGTGGAGCCTCCTGTGGTGAGTGAAGTCAGGGACCGcctccccccccatcccagggcagcccccagcccctgctgggCAAGGGGACGGATCCTGTGGGATGGTgatggggacaggggcaggcagggactgTGTGTCCATCCATGCCTCACTGTTGCCTTTTCCAGGTGACTAAGacccctgggaacagcacaggcaAGGAGGATCCAAGTGTGCTGGGGACAGATGAAACCCGGGATGAGCTGTGAGCCCTGTCCCGCTCAGGCACGTGCTATAAACCACCTGGAAACCATCTGGGCTCTGGTCTGTTTGCGGCTCCATGTCTTGGGGAGCATCCACGTGTCttgggggcacagcagggctgacaATGGGCAGGGCCCCCACTACTGCTCAGCCCTGGGTCCCCCAGGAGGGGGTGCTGCCAGGGGCCCTCTgcctccctggagcagctgtgccataACACTCATCCTGGCAGCCCCACGGTGACACAGGTTGGCCAAGAACAGGGCTGTAGGGGCAGCCCAGCGCTCTCCATGCTGGCCCTTGTGCTGGGCTGTTGGGGTTCAGGTGATGGGGGACCAGCCAGGGTCTCTCCTTCACGgcctgccagccccaggggatccccaggagctgctgtcacATGCTCCCCTCAAGTCTGACTCAGCTTCTTGGACACCCAGCATCCCCTCCAAAACCCAGCAccatcccctctcccctggGCTATTCCTCCAGGGGCAACATGTTGGTCCCCTGGGGCCAGGACCTGCCCAGCCACCCTTCcagagcagcctcagccccACCACGTGCCCAGACCCTTCGCCAGACCTGCGCCATCCTCTGTCCATCCCAGAGGCTGCTGGGGGCTCGGGAGTAGCTCcgtggggaaggaagaaagcagcaggcagtgggatgtggggttttatttcattttatccaAGTACCTTTGAAAAGATCATTGTACAAGTCAGCACATGAGAATGCAGAGGAAACGTCGCCGGGGCTGCGCGGCCGCTGTACATATTTACAGGGACCCCCGAGAAAAAAGGGGGAGACGGAAATCCCGGGCACGTTAACAACCTCACCAGACACACCACCATCAGAACTTCAAAAAACAGGGAGCAAACCCCCCTTGAAATGCTGTTCCCGGGCTGAAAACATCTGCAGATTTTGATGGACCTCACGTAGCATTTTAGGCAAGTCCCAGGACTGTGTTTTAAAGGCACTCGGTGACATAAACAACAGGCTGAGTCGCGTCCCGGGGCGGTGCCATGGGGTGCCCGGCAGCCccaacactgctgtggctgAGAGCACTGATGTGGAAACCCCCCGGCTTTGGGGCCACCCCCGTTTCTGTGGGTGGGCGAGGGCTGGTCTCCGAAGGAGCTGGTACAGTCATGGCCAtgccagagcagcagggcccgggctggggacaggcagagtGGTGGGAGCACCGGCACAACCCAGGCTTCCTTGCAACTGAGTAAGCCCAGGAGGCTTCCCAGGAGGCTTCCCAGGGTTCTGGCTGCCAACTGGGTGATCTGGCCCTACGTGAGCCTCATAAACTGGCATCAATAACCCCCCCAGTGCAgtgccctcctgctgcctcccctgaGACACACAAGCTGAAAAAAGATGCAGGACTCATAAAAAAACGTATTTTCTCCTCAGCTTTACTGTCTCACAGTTCCCTCCCTATTATGGTTCTCCTAAAGAGTTCCCTGCCCAATGCCAGAGCTTGGCCCAGGGGTGTGGGTGCATCTGCACCAGGCACATGGGTGCCAGCACCTTCTCCAGGGGCACACAGGGGATACACACATGAGCATGCAGGCCATGGGATGCCAGCACCCAGCCTgccaccccagctcccagctggtccttgctctgcagggagcactGACCCTTTTATCCCTCGGGGATTTACTCGGTCGCAAGGAagctcaggaggaaaaaaaaaagacccatcCTACCATATCCAGCAGCTGAGCCTGCCAAGGAGGCCAGAGACTGACTCCTTCCAAATGGCTCAAAAATCTTCACAGCCCCTTGGGACCCTTCCACGTGGGGTGACAGCTGATCTGCCCCACGGTGCTCCAGAGCCATCCACGCCGGGAGAACGGGGCAGGGTGCCGGGAAAGCACGGAGCAGCCGGAGCCTGACGGGTGGCTGTACACTTTGGGCGAGTTCTGCAGTACCTGTATGTTTTACATTTACATAAGAGCACTGTGacattggaaatattttccttttattacaATATATCAAAAATATGCAGCTTTAGTAAACAAGGTCATATTACACTTTCTAATGCACTGTACAATGCTACATTACACTTATATTCGGTATGGAGAGGGAGCCCAGGCTCCCACTGGCAGGTTCATGGGGTGAAACAGCATCCACTGGCATCCTGGAGCTTGCCCAGGTCCgtgctggagagcagggctgctgctctccGCCCTGGGCTTGCCCGGTGCCCgtggcagcagcaccaccagtgTCTGCCCCAGGCCTTCTCCTCCGGTCCCAGAGTCCTTCACAGTCCTGTCCTCACGCCTCGGCTGCCCTGGAGCCTTAGTCAATCTTCTCCACCTTCCCAATGATCTTCTCCTCGAAGATGGGCAGGATGGTGTCGTCCTCCCGCACCTCCTCGAAGACCACACCACAGTCGAACTCGTCACTCACCTTCTTAAAGTAATACCTGAGAAAACAGGAACgtggtgggggagagggaaaaaaaaaatgcagctgaaggGTCTTGGGGCATCACGGTCCTCAAACCTGGGTACAGCCCTTCCATGGCCCTGAGCTCGTGGTGCATGGGAAGCTGCTCCCCCAGACCTGGAGGCAAACGCCCCTGCCCTCACCCAGTGAGCACACACAGTGGTCAGGATCCATGCTAGCACAGTCAGGAGCTCCAGCCCCGAATCCAAGTCCGTTCACACCTCTCCTAAAAATAGTGGCCGAGGCACCTGTGTTGGTGGAGCATTTCCAGGCAGGTTTTCCCATGGCCACTCCTTCTTGGAAGGGACAACTTGGAGAGTTACATGCCTCTCACTTGGCTGCTTTGGGACTCTGGCAGGACCCAACCTCCCTGTCCTCACCAAAATAAACTCTGGGAGGAGCCAAAACAGCTCTGAAGTCAGAGGGTCCCCACAGCATCACTGAGCATTggctgatg from Chiroxiphia lanceolata isolate bChiLan1 chromosome 16, bChiLan1.pri, whole genome shotgun sequence carries:
- the PDIA2 gene encoding protein disulfide-isomerase A2, whose protein sequence is MRGCRSRLVWLLVLSLAWLGPVLGDEEKDGEVVAEEEKEKEEDEVFSDEIKEEDNVLVLHEHNFARALSEHQLLLVEFYAPWCGHCQQLAPAYTQAATELRNESSPARLGKVDAMAQTALANEFNITSYPTLKLFRNGNRTHPLPYTGLMDTRGIVRWMQRRAGPSATLLHDTDTANAFANSQDLVVIGFFKDLKGQAAQAFYDVAAEMVDMPFGVAEAAELFQAYGLSADTVCLFKKFDERQTNFPVDPARGLDTDELTRLLRVHSLRLVTEFNSETSNQIFGAKIPHHMLLFLNKSSSEQLSLQDGFEAAAGTFRGEVLFVVVDVNGYGADVLSFFGMTPADAPTLRLVKMENNRKYQMEQDSFSDTAIRTFIQAVLDGKVKPHLLSEEPPEDWDTRPVKVLVGKTFEQVAFDETKNVFVKFYAPWCSHCQAMAPAWEELGERYKDREDIVIAEMDATANELENITIHGFPTLHYFPAGPGRKMVEYKSARDVETFSKFLDNGGVLPVEPPVTKTPGNSTGKEDPSVLGTDETRDEL